From a single Planococcus shenhongbingii genomic region:
- a CDS encoding antibiotic biosynthesis monooxygenase family protein, which translates to MYIVTSTVEVPEEKTEDLIKIYQNRSRRVDLAEGFHQFRLIQNTKKLNELTVHLEWHSEEAYLKWVRSNEFKEIHELEKYYPDKALAGIVPKVRQYEVVAE; encoded by the coding sequence ATGTATATTGTGACGTCAACAGTTGAAGTGCCGGAAGAAAAAACAGAGGATCTCATTAAAATATATCAAAATCGTTCCCGGCGGGTGGACCTGGCTGAAGGCTTTCATCAGTTTCGGCTTATCCAGAACACTAAAAAGTTAAATGAATTGACGGTGCATTTGGAATGGCATTCAGAAGAAGCTTATTTGAAATGGGTCAGAAGCAATGAGTTCAAAGAAATCCATGAGCTTGAAAAATATTATCCGGACAAGGCGTTAGCTGGAATTGTGCCGAAAGTCCGGCAATACGAGGTCGTAGCGGAATGA
- the metC gene encoding cystathionine beta-lyase: protein MTDHLETQFIHSTGVDRQTGAVNVPVYISSTYHQPSFDEFGPFDYSRSGNPTRLKLEETIAKLENGTRGFAFASGMAAISSAFMLLSAGDHVLISEDVYGGTYRFVTEVLNKFHIDYTFVNMTDLSEMAEAIRPNTKVIYLETPSNPVMNITDIEIAAKLAKANDCLTFVDNTFMTPLYQNPLDLGADLVLHSATKFLSGHSDIIAGLAVTKDAELGDRLGFIQNTFGSVLGAQDSYNLIQGIKTLGARLKQSAASARIIADYLHSHPVIEEVYYPGFRFHPGYPIHERQASGAGAVLSLRLADKAAARTFVESLRIPIFAVSLGAVESILSYPATMSHASMPKEERDKRGITDGLLRLSVGLEHTDDLLEDLEQALQKVRESAGITSSIR from the coding sequence ATGACCGATCATTTGGAAACTCAATTTATCCATTCAACCGGAGTTGACCGGCAAACCGGAGCAGTAAACGTCCCTGTTTATATATCTTCAACTTATCACCAGCCGAGCTTTGATGAATTCGGCCCTTTCGACTATAGCCGTTCGGGAAACCCCACGCGCTTGAAGCTGGAAGAAACCATTGCCAAACTTGAAAACGGCACGCGCGGTTTTGCGTTCGCTTCCGGCATGGCTGCCATTTCTTCCGCTTTCATGCTGCTTTCTGCTGGCGATCATGTTTTGATTTCTGAGGACGTTTACGGCGGTACTTACCGCTTTGTTACAGAAGTGCTGAATAAATTCCATATCGATTATACATTCGTCAATATGACCGATTTAAGTGAAATGGCAGAAGCCATCCGGCCGAATACAAAAGTGATTTACCTTGAGACGCCGTCTAATCCTGTCATGAACATCACCGATATCGAAATTGCAGCAAAACTGGCGAAAGCCAACGATTGCCTGACATTTGTCGATAATACTTTCATGACGCCCCTTTATCAAAATCCCTTGGACCTTGGAGCGGACCTTGTCTTACATAGTGCAACGAAGTTCTTGTCCGGGCATAGCGATATTATTGCAGGGCTCGCCGTTACAAAAGATGCGGAACTGGGAGACCGGCTCGGGTTTATTCAAAACACTTTCGGTTCGGTCTTGGGAGCTCAGGATTCCTATAACTTAATCCAGGGCATTAAAACTTTGGGTGCCCGGCTCAAGCAGTCAGCCGCTTCAGCCCGTATCATCGCCGACTATCTGCACAGCCATCCTGTAATTGAAGAAGTCTACTATCCCGGATTCCGTTTCCATCCGGGATATCCGATTCATGAACGGCAAGCTTCAGGTGCAGGAGCGGTCCTGTCACTCCGCTTGGCAGATAAAGCGGCGGCCCGGACGTTTGTTGAGAGCTTGCGCATTCCCATCTTCGCTGTCAGCTTAGGCGCCGTCGAATCCATCTTATCGTATCCTGCGACGATGTCCCATGCTTCTATGCCAAAAGAAGAACGTGATAAACGGGGCATTACAGACGGATTATTGCGCCTGTCAGTCGGATTGGAACATACCGATGATTTACTGGAAGACTTGGAACAAGCATTGCAGAAAGTCCGGGAATCTGCAGGAATCACATCGTCTATAAGATAA
- a CDS encoding LacI family DNA-binding transcriptional regulator, whose protein sequence is MKQAITAKDVAKLAGVSQSSVSRVFFDGAKVSEKTRAKILAAAEQLEYRPNEFARSLITNRTRIIGMVMKGVQNPFYPQVLKQFATAFKEEGYSILYVHTNNDEIEAEDVETLLNYNVAGVIITDAVMASTVEKQFEVNKIPVVFFNRKLNTDEFYSVCCNNVDAGRKIAEFLINKGATDMAYITGDEKTSTSRERQRGFQEILDQRKIAYRQFASDYTYNGGYQTAMQIIGKESLPAAFFVANDIMALGVLDALKNSGIKIPEDTKVIGFDNIDMASWPAYQLTTWEQPIEKMVETTVAYLLNEIAEYTGLAEVVEVDGSLIERFTT, encoded by the coding sequence ATGAAACAGGCAATTACAGCAAAAGATGTAGCAAAATTAGCAGGAGTTTCACAGTCGTCGGTGTCAAGGGTGTTTTTTGACGGAGCGAAAGTATCGGAGAAGACTCGTGCTAAAATTTTGGCTGCAGCAGAACAACTCGAGTATCGTCCGAATGAATTTGCGCGCAGTTTAATTACCAATCGGACAAGGATTATCGGAATGGTGATGAAAGGGGTACAGAATCCTTTCTATCCCCAAGTGCTGAAACAATTTGCGACCGCATTCAAGGAAGAGGGTTACAGCATACTATACGTTCATACAAATAACGATGAAATTGAAGCAGAAGATGTAGAAACTTTACTGAATTATAACGTAGCGGGTGTCATAATTACGGATGCTGTGATGGCGTCCACAGTTGAAAAGCAATTTGAAGTGAATAAAATTCCTGTGGTATTTTTTAACCGAAAGTTGAATACGGATGAATTTTATTCGGTGTGCTGCAATAACGTGGATGCCGGCCGGAAAATTGCAGAGTTCTTGATCAATAAAGGTGCCACAGACATGGCTTATATAACTGGAGACGAGAAAACATCGACAAGCCGGGAGCGGCAAAGAGGATTTCAGGAAATTCTGGATCAGCGAAAAATTGCTTACCGCCAGTTTGCTTCTGATTACACGTATAACGGAGGCTATCAAACGGCGATGCAAATTATCGGGAAAGAAAGTCTTCCTGCTGCATTTTTTGTGGCAAATGATATTATGGCGCTTGGTGTATTGGATGCACTTAAAAACAGCGGCATCAAAATTCCGGAAGATACGAAAGTGATCGGTTTTGATAATATTGACATGGCCTCTTGGCCGGCGTATCAATTGACTACATGGGAGCAGCCCATTGAAAAAATGGTTGAGACAACTGTGGCGTATTTGCTGAACGAGATTGCTGAATATACCGGCTTGGCAGAAGTCGTAGAAGTGGATGGAAGCCTGATAGAAAGATTCACCACTTAA
- a CDS encoding cobalamin B12-binding domain-containing protein — translation MNKAIKDQIALETATSIYEAYPSIWERFGERGFQHTEKDNHHHLDHLETAYELEDKQVFLDYSRWLETVLNSRNVETALIIDNFERLIKILPGKTEKLEESFMLDCLQQANELLSKLWQKEVEEMMQPTQLAELFLQGEDMEALRQIQSFLESHSRKELFDQLLTPAMYHVGTLWENNEITVADEHLATAICDFVVSAVENRELAERGGERKVMVLGPEGEDHYIGLKMVASLFQEYGWSVQYMGPNLPLPHALEAAEKWKPDVIALSAALAYRLPLLKTYVNEFLALEFQPAVLVGGRAVNISNSNSLRNSGAMVVRDLNQLELWIKTGEKPENDYEISI, via the coding sequence ATGAACAAAGCTATTAAAGATCAAATCGCACTGGAAACAGCCACGAGCATTTATGAAGCGTATCCAAGCATTTGGGAACGGTTCGGTGAGCGGGGCTTCCAGCATACCGAGAAAGACAACCATCACCATTTGGATCATCTCGAAACAGCTTATGAACTGGAAGACAAACAAGTATTTTTAGATTACAGCCGCTGGCTGGAGACGGTATTGAACAGCCGCAATGTGGAAACAGCCCTCATCATTGATAATTTTGAACGGCTCATTAAGATCCTTCCAGGAAAAACGGAAAAGCTTGAAGAAAGCTTTATGCTGGATTGTCTTCAGCAAGCAAATGAATTACTTTCTAAACTGTGGCAAAAGGAGGTTGAGGAGATGATGCAGCCAACCCAACTAGCGGAATTGTTTCTGCAAGGGGAAGATATGGAAGCATTGCGCCAGATTCAATCTTTTCTTGAAAGCCATAGCCGAAAAGAATTGTTCGACCAATTACTGACGCCGGCGATGTATCATGTCGGCACGTTATGGGAAAACAATGAAATCACAGTTGCCGATGAACATCTGGCTACCGCAATCTGCGATTTCGTGGTATCTGCTGTAGAAAATAGAGAACTGGCAGAAAGAGGCGGGGAAAGAAAAGTCATGGTATTGGGGCCAGAAGGAGAAGACCATTATATCGGATTGAAAATGGTAGCCTCTCTGTTCCAGGAATATGGCTGGTCAGTCCAATATATGGGACCGAATCTGCCACTGCCGCATGCTTTGGAAGCAGCAGAAAAATGGAAACCTGACGTTATTGCTTTGTCGGCAGCGCTTGCTTACAGGTTGCCTTTATTGAAAACCTACGTAAATGAATTTTTGGCATTGGAGTTCCAGCCGGCTGTTCTGGTCGGCGGACGTGCAGTCAATATTTCAAATTCAAATTCTTTAAGAAATAGCGGGGCAATGGTGGTAAGAGACTTAAACCAATTGGAACTTTGGATCAAGACGGGAGAGAAGCCTGAAAATGACTATGAAATCTCAATTTAA
- the hisD gene encoding histidinol dehydrogenase, with translation MVKVYKAGKSQEEVSANDSKVSQIVAEALKDIETRGDQAVRELSEKFDKWAPEAFRLSDAQINEIVSKVPDEVIEDIKFAQKNIRAFAEAQLASMKDIEVEHIPGVILGHKNIPVNSVGCYIPGGRYPMVASAHMSVMTAKVAGVKRVIACTPPINGEIPNATIAAMSLAGADEIYLLGGIQAMGAMAIGTESIEAVDMIVGPGNAFVAEAKRQLYGRVGIDLFAGPTETLVVADHTADAEMIATDLLGQGEHGPTSPGALITTSEQLAEETVKEIERQLQTLSTADVARVSWEDYGQILIVESIEEARIEADRLAFEHVEILTENPDYFLENMTNYGCLFLGPETNVAYGDKVIGTNHTLPTKGAARYTGGLWVGKFIKTVTYQKVTTPEASVYIGEYAARLCQLENFVGHAEQALLRVRRYGNK, from the coding sequence ATGGTAAAAGTATATAAAGCAGGTAAATCACAGGAAGAAGTAAGCGCCAATGATTCGAAAGTGTCTCAAATTGTAGCGGAAGCCTTAAAAGATATTGAAACAAGAGGGGACCAAGCCGTGCGGGAACTATCAGAGAAATTCGATAAATGGGCACCTGAGGCATTCCGTTTATCTGATGCACAGATTAATGAAATCGTTTCCAAAGTGCCGGATGAAGTGATCGAAGATATTAAATTTGCCCAGAAGAATATCCGGGCGTTTGCGGAAGCCCAGCTTGCTTCAATGAAGGATATAGAAGTGGAACATATTCCTGGCGTCATTCTTGGCCATAAAAATATTCCGGTTAACAGTGTCGGATGCTATATCCCGGGAGGAAGGTATCCAATGGTTGCTTCAGCGCATATGAGCGTTATGACTGCGAAAGTTGCTGGGGTAAAACGTGTAATCGCTTGCACACCGCCTATCAACGGAGAAATTCCAAACGCGACAATTGCTGCCATGTCTTTGGCTGGAGCGGATGAGATCTATCTTCTTGGCGGCATCCAGGCGATGGGGGCGATGGCGATCGGTACAGAATCAATCGAAGCGGTTGATATGATTGTTGGACCTGGGAACGCGTTTGTCGCTGAAGCGAAACGCCAGCTATACGGAAGAGTCGGCATCGACTTATTTGCTGGGCCGACTGAAACTTTAGTGGTGGCAGATCATACAGCAGATGCTGAAATGATTGCGACTGACCTTCTTGGACAAGGGGAGCATGGGCCGACATCACCTGGCGCATTGATCACAACTTCTGAGCAGCTGGCTGAAGAAACTGTTAAAGAAATTGAACGCCAGCTCCAAACCTTGTCGACGGCAGATGTAGCACGCGTATCATGGGAAGATTACGGCCAGATCCTGATTGTTGAATCGATTGAAGAAGCACGAATTGAAGCGGATCGCTTAGCGTTTGAGCACGTGGAAATCCTGACAGAAAACCCGGATTATTTCTTAGAAAATATGACAAACTACGGCTGCTTATTCCTGGGGCCTGAAACAAACGTTGCCTATGGCGATAAAGTAATCGGCACTAACCATACGTTGCCGACAAAAGGTGCAGCGCGCTACACTGGCGGTCTTTGGGTAGGCAAGTTCATTAAGACGGTTACGTATCAAAAAGTCACCACACCGGAAGCGAGTGTCTATATCGGCGAGTATGCAGCGCGCCTATGCCAATTGGAGAATTTTGTAGGGCACGCTGAGCAGGCACTTCTTCGTGTCAGACGCTACGGAAATAAATAA
- a CDS encoding 3-hydroxyacyl-CoA dehydrogenase family protein, whose product MEKISILGCGTMGHSIVLSAAWAGQMVKVYGINDKDLENALKGLRNKLKVMSENGLFDKKEAEEIKGRIQFSTSLAEVVEGATFIIEVIPEVLELKKEMYKKLEEMVNDEVIIASNTSGFKPSMLAEEMKHPNRFVVTHFWNPGHLIPLVEVVKGEHTDDATVERAMDVLFGMNKKPILLNKELPGFIGNRLQYALFREAQDLLDSGVATKEDIDAAVTYSIGRRLPVTGPLMTADMGGLDVFSAISNYLFEDLSKAQRSGEVLTKLVEEKKFGDKNGEGFYKWDPEVSEKINAEREQTLIHFLKNDMKAIKENGK is encoded by the coding sequence ATGGAAAAGATTTCGATTTTAGGTTGCGGTACAATGGGGCATTCCATTGTGCTATCGGCAGCTTGGGCAGGACAAATGGTAAAAGTATACGGCATCAATGACAAGGATCTTGAAAATGCACTGAAAGGGCTGCGCAATAAACTCAAAGTCATGTCAGAAAATGGTTTATTCGATAAAAAAGAAGCTGAAGAAATTAAAGGGCGCATTCAGTTTTCAACGTCGCTTGCGGAAGTAGTGGAAGGCGCTACATTCATCATTGAAGTAATTCCAGAAGTTCTGGAATTGAAGAAAGAGATGTATAAAAAACTTGAAGAGATGGTAAACGATGAAGTCATTATTGCCAGCAATACATCCGGCTTTAAGCCAAGCATGCTGGCTGAAGAGATGAAGCATCCGAACCGTTTTGTCGTGACTCATTTCTGGAATCCCGGTCATTTGATCCCTTTAGTGGAAGTGGTCAAAGGCGAACATACGGATGATGCAACAGTAGAGCGCGCCATGGATGTGCTCTTTGGCATGAATAAAAAACCGATTCTATTAAACAAGGAACTGCCCGGCTTTATCGGCAACCGTCTGCAGTATGCGCTGTTCCGGGAAGCACAGGACTTGTTAGATTCTGGGGTTGCCACAAAAGAAGATATCGATGCTGCAGTGACATACAGCATCGGCCGCCGGCTGCCGGTAACTGGACCGCTTATGACAGCGGACATGGGCGGACTGGATGTATTTTCTGCCATCTCGAATTATTTGTTCGAGGATCTCTCAAAAGCTCAGCGCTCTGGTGAAGTTCTGACAAAACTGGTGGAAGAAAAGAAATTTGGAGATAAAAATGGAGAAGGATTTTACAAATGGGATCCAGAGGTGTCAGAGAAAATAAATGCTGAAAGGGAACAGACACTTATTCACTTTCTGAAAAATGATATGAAAGCAATTAAGGAGAATGGCAAATGA
- a CDS encoding methionine biosynthesis PLP-dependent protein: MVEHSLETQLVQSGNRCDAKTGAVSPPIYLSTAYGHEALGKSTGFDYTRTKNLTRSILEEGIANLEEGDAGFACSSGMAAIQLVLSLFRPGDELLVPEDIYGGTYRLLGHFADVYNIQATYAEFKDVESTEQQITIQTRALFIETPTNPLMQEIDLQAYAALAKKHNLLLIVDNTFLTPYLRKPLALGADIVIHSATKYIGGHNDVLAGVIAAKGQSLCERLAALHNATGAVLSPFDSWLLIRGLKTLPLRMRQHENNAKKIAAFLEEQPIVSQVLYPGKGGMLSFRLQKEEWVSPFLSNIRLIAFAESLGGVESFITYPATQTHAVIPEKERLHRGICNRLLRFSVGIEDADDLIADLTQAFAKLEKEALRL, from the coding sequence ATGGTCGAACATAGCTTGGAGACACAATTGGTGCAGTCGGGAAACCGATGTGATGCTAAAACGGGAGCAGTCAGCCCACCAATTTATTTATCAACCGCCTATGGACACGAAGCACTTGGCAAGTCGACAGGGTTTGACTATACACGTACAAAAAATTTAACACGCAGCATTTTGGAAGAAGGCATCGCGAACCTTGAAGAAGGAGATGCAGGGTTTGCCTGTAGCTCCGGAATGGCGGCTATCCAACTTGTCTTGTCGCTGTTCCGTCCAGGTGACGAGCTGTTAGTTCCGGAAGACATTTACGGCGGGACTTATCGGCTGCTCGGCCATTTCGCTGACGTCTACAATATCCAGGCGACTTATGCAGAATTCAAAGATGTTGAATCAACTGAACAGCAAATCACCATTCAAACACGGGCGTTGTTTATCGAAACTCCGACCAATCCATTGATGCAGGAAATCGATCTCCAAGCTTATGCAGCACTCGCAAAAAAGCACAATCTGCTGCTTATTGTCGATAATACATTTCTAACTCCTTATCTCCGGAAGCCGCTTGCATTAGGAGCGGATATTGTCATCCATAGCGCTACTAAGTACATCGGCGGCCATAACGATGTACTAGCTGGAGTGATTGCCGCAAAAGGCCAGAGCCTATGTGAGCGATTAGCCGCTTTGCATAATGCCACCGGTGCCGTGCTGTCCCCGTTCGATTCATGGCTTTTGATTCGTGGATTGAAGACTTTGCCTCTCCGTATGAGGCAGCATGAAAATAACGCTAAAAAGATTGCTGCTTTTTTAGAAGAGCAGCCCATCGTTTCACAAGTTTTATATCCTGGTAAAGGCGGCATGCTGTCATTCCGGCTGCAAAAAGAAGAATGGGTTTCTCCATTCCTCTCAAACATCCGCCTGATTGCTTTTGCAGAAAGCCTCGGAGGTGTGGAAAGTTTCATCACTTATCCTGCCACACAGACTCATGCAGTTATTCCAGAAAAAGAAAGGCTGCACCGCGGCATATGTAATCGCCTGCTCCGTTTTTCAGTCGGCATTGAAGATGCTGACGATTTAATTGCTGATTTAACCCAGGCTTTCGCCAAACTTGAAAAGGAGGCTCTTCGCCTATGA
- a CDS encoding NAD(P)-dependent malic enzyme codes for MSNLKNDSLHLHRKHQGKLEVRSKVSVKNERDLSLAYSPGVAEPCKEIAQDRNKVYDYTMKGNTVAVVTDGTAVLGLGNIGPEAALPVMEGKAVLFKEFAGVDAFPICLNTTDAETIIQTVKLLEPGFGGVNLEDISAPTCFIVEERLKEEMGIPVFHDDQHGTAIVTLAGLTNALKLVGKNIAETKIVVNGAGAAGIAVVKLLRKFGCSQLIMCDTKGAIFKGRTYGMNPFKEKVAENTNPERIEGLLSEVIKGADVFIGVSAEGALTQDMVRSMAQDSIIFAMANPNPEILPHLAKEAGARVVGTGRSDFPNQVNNVLAFPGIFRGALDVQAREINDEMKVAAVHAIAGLIEEKEIHDDYVIPAPFDLRVAPAVAEAVAKAAVETGVAKYASVQENQSVEIAAGSVS; via the coding sequence ATGTCGAACCTAAAAAACGATTCTTTGCATTTGCACCGAAAACATCAAGGAAAGCTGGAAGTCCGATCAAAAGTGTCAGTGAAAAATGAACGGGATTTAAGCTTGGCCTATTCTCCCGGAGTGGCTGAACCATGCAAGGAAATTGCCCAAGACCGCAATAAAGTATATGACTATACGATGAAAGGCAACACTGTGGCAGTTGTCACTGATGGAACAGCTGTTCTTGGCCTTGGCAATATTGGCCCTGAAGCAGCATTGCCGGTAATGGAAGGAAAAGCTGTATTGTTCAAGGAATTTGCTGGAGTGGACGCTTTTCCGATTTGCTTGAATACTACCGATGCAGAAACAATCATACAAACCGTCAAATTGCTGGAACCCGGTTTTGGTGGCGTAAACTTGGAAGATATTTCCGCTCCGACATGTTTTATTGTCGAAGAGCGTTTAAAAGAAGAAATGGGCATTCCGGTGTTCCATGATGATCAGCACGGAACTGCGATTGTCACATTGGCTGGCTTGACCAACGCTTTAAAATTAGTCGGTAAAAATATTGCAGAGACTAAAATAGTGGTCAACGGAGCAGGAGCTGCCGGTATTGCGGTGGTTAAGCTATTGAGAAAATTCGGATGCAGCCAGTTGATTATGTGCGACACGAAAGGTGCAATTTTTAAAGGACGGACGTATGGCATGAATCCGTTCAAGGAAAAAGTCGCAGAAAACACAAATCCTGAACGTATTGAAGGCTTGCTGAGCGAAGTGATCAAAGGTGCAGATGTCTTTATCGGGGTTTCGGCAGAAGGTGCTCTTACACAGGACATGGTTCGCAGTATGGCTCAAGACTCTATCATTTTCGCAATGGCTAATCCAAACCCTGAAATTTTGCCGCATTTGGCGAAAGAAGCAGGCGCCCGTGTAGTTGGAACAGGCCGATCTGATTTCCCGAATCAGGTCAACAATGTGTTGGCATTCCCGGGGATTTTCAGAGGCGCATTGGACGTACAGGCACGTGAAATTAATGATGAGATGAAAGTTGCTGCTGTACATGCGATTGCTGGTTTGATTGAGGAAAAGGAAATCCATGATGATTACGTGATTCCGGCTCCATTCGATCTGCGGGTAGCCCCAGCAGTGGCGGAAGCTGTTGCAAAAGCTGCAGTGGAAACAGGTGTAGCAAAATACGCATCCGTGCAGGAAAACCAGTCAGTTGAAATTGCGGCCGGATCAGTCAGTTAA
- a CDS encoding GntP family permease: MIGMIGLFGGLALLIYLTMRGMNLLIAAPITALLVAIFNGLPIFPQLAAEGAANFLTNYMTGFTGFIASWYLMFLTGAIFGKVMEDSGAADSVSKWIVSKIGMKRAALAVVIACAVLTYGGVSLFVVAFSVYPMALSLFKQADLPRRFIPAALAFGSTTFTMTSAGSPEIQNWIPIEFLGTTPYAGWEVSLIVAVFMMVFGYWWLKKMINKALSKGERFVARASDAPGEERKELPNPLLSMLPLLVVLIISFFFHDSLGTSALIIALSGGILATYIINRKYFRNIGHAFSEGALGAVIAIANTAAVVGFGGVVRATPAFETAVGVMTGIPGSPLIGGALAVAIIAGLTGSSSGGQAIALPLLAPHYLDMGVNAEALHRTVSISSGSLDSLPQGGYVVTTIRSIAGETHKDAYPAFGALTVVVPFIGAALAVVLFSLGIGI; this comes from the coding sequence ATGATAGGTATGATCGGCTTATTTGGCGGGTTGGCATTATTAATTTATTTGACCATGAGAGGCATGAACTTGCTGATTGCTGCACCAATTACTGCATTATTGGTTGCGATTTTTAATGGGTTACCGATTTTCCCGCAGTTGGCTGCTGAAGGAGCTGCCAACTTTTTGACCAATTACATGACCGGCTTTACCGGCTTTATCGCTTCCTGGTACTTGATGTTCCTGACAGGGGCGATTTTCGGAAAAGTAATGGAAGACAGTGGAGCGGCAGATAGTGTGTCCAAATGGATTGTCAGCAAAATCGGTATGAAACGGGCTGCTTTGGCGGTTGTAATTGCTTGTGCAGTTTTGACTTATGGCGGCGTCAGTTTGTTTGTTGTGGCATTCTCCGTATATCCAATGGCTCTCAGCTTATTTAAACAAGCAGATCTGCCCAGACGCTTTATCCCGGCTGCGCTTGCTTTTGGTTCGACTACGTTTACCATGACATCAGCAGGTTCACCGGAAATCCAGAACTGGATTCCGATTGAATTCCTGGGCACTACTCCTTATGCCGGTTGGGAAGTCAGTTTAATCGTTGCGGTCTTCATGATGGTCTTTGGTTATTGGTGGCTGAAGAAAATGATCAATAAAGCATTGTCTAAAGGGGAGCGGTTTGTTGCTAGAGCGTCAGATGCTCCTGGGGAAGAGCGCAAAGAATTGCCGAATCCTTTGCTGAGTATGCTCCCACTTTTGGTGGTTTTAATCATTTCATTCTTTTTCCATGATTCACTTGGCACATCAGCTTTGATCATTGCCTTGAGCGGCGGGATTTTAGCGACTTATATCATCAATAGAAAATACTTCCGAAATATTGGCCATGCATTTAGCGAAGGCGCATTGGGAGCGGTCATTGCCATTGCAAATACAGCCGCTGTCGTCGGGTTCGGCGGAGTCGTCAGAGCGACCCCTGCATTTGAAACGGCAGTCGGTGTCATGACAGGTATTCCGGGAAGCCCATTGATCGGCGGGGCATTGGCAGTCGCCATTATTGCCGGTCTAACTGGATCGTCTTCAGGGGGCCAGGCGATTGCCTTGCCGCTTCTTGCGCCGCATTACCTCGATATGGGCGTCAATGCCGAAGCCTTGCACCGTACGGTGTCCATTTCTTCCGGATCACTGGATTCATTGCCGCAGGGTGGATACGTTGTTACAACGATCCGGTCAATTGCTGGAGAAACGCATAAAGATGCTTACCCGGCATTTGGTGCATTGACTGTTGTAGTGCCATTTATCGGTGCAGCTTTAGCGGTCGTATTATTCTCGCTTGGCATCGGCATATAA
- a CDS encoding SDR family NAD(P)-dependent oxidoreductase, with translation MSAYFSELENKTVIVTGSSKGIGKDIALTFAKLNANVVISGRDKTVLQEALNELQTYNNRCIAVSGDLSDIKEVKFLIDTAAAHFGTVDVLVNNAGVNIAKPAMEVTEEDWDTVLDLNLKTAFFASQAAAKYMLAQNSGRIINIASQMAFVGFVKRAAYCSSKGGLVQLTKALAVEWAKNGIRVNAVAPTFIETEFTAKMFEDEEFKNEVHSRILLDGLSQPRDISGAVLYLASDLANFVTGETIKVDGGWTAI, from the coding sequence ATGAGTGCATACTTTTCTGAACTGGAAAACAAGACAGTCATTGTTACAGGCAGCAGCAAAGGAATCGGCAAAGACATTGCCCTGACTTTTGCCAAACTGAATGCCAATGTGGTGATTTCAGGCCGTGACAAAACGGTGCTGCAGGAGGCGTTGAATGAATTACAGACATATAACAACCGCTGTATTGCAGTATCAGGAGATTTAAGTGACATTAAAGAAGTGAAATTCCTTATCGATACGGCAGCTGCACATTTTGGTACAGTTGATGTGCTCGTCAACAATGCAGGCGTCAATATTGCTAAGCCAGCAATGGAAGTGACTGAAGAAGATTGGGATACGGTTCTTGATTTGAATTTAAAGACCGCTTTTTTTGCCAGCCAGGCGGCTGCTAAATATATGCTGGCCCAAAACAGCGGCCGCATTATCAATATTGCTTCCCAAATGGCTTTTGTTGGATTCGTTAAGCGGGCTGCTTACTGCTCGAGCAAAGGCGGCTTGGTGCAGCTGACAAAAGCGCTGGCAGTGGAATGGGCAAAAAACGGCATACGTGTAAATGCTGTGGCACCGACATTCATTGAAACCGAATTTACTGCCAAAATGTTTGAAGACGAAGAATTCAAAAATGAAGTGCATAGCCGCATCCTTCTAGACGGCTTGTCTCAGCCAAGAGACATTTCAGGAGCGGTTCTTTACTTGGCTTCTGACTTAGCGAATTTTGTAACGGGTGAAACGATTAAAGTGGATGGCGGCTGGACAGCCATCTAG